The genomic segment CTGCTGCTGGCCGGCCGGGTCGCCGACCTCGTCGGCCACCGCCGGCTCTTCACGGCCGGACTGGCGCTGCTGTCCGCCGCCTCCCTCGGCGGCGCCTTCGCAGGCGACAGCCGGCTGCTCGTCGCCGCCCGCGCCCTGCAGGGGGTCGGCGCGGCCTGCGCGGCCGCCGCGGCGTTCGCGCTGGTCCTGCTGCTCTTCGCCGAGGGGCCGGAACGGCATCGCGCCCTGGGGGTGTTCGCGGCGCTCGGGGGGCTGGGCGGCGCGCTGGGCACCGTGCTGGGCGGCGTCCTCACCTCCGGCCTCGGCTGGCGCTCCACGTTCGTCCTGAACGTTCTGGTGGGTGCGGCGCTCATCGCCCTGACGCCGGCCGCACTGGCCCCCGTCCTGGCCCGCCGTGAGCGGACCGCGGCGGCTCCCGGCGCCCTCCGGGACTTCGACCTCGGCGGCGCCCTCACCGCCACCGGCGGCCTCAGCCTGATCGCGTACGCGCTGGTCGACGCGGGTAGCGCGGGCTGGACCGACAGCGGCACCCTCCTCGCCGGAGCGGCCGGACTGCTCCTGCTGACGGCGTTCGCCGCCATCGAGACCCGCGCCGCCCGTCCACTGGTTCCGCCCGGTGTCCTGGGCCGGCCGGCGCTGCGGCTGGCCAACATCCTCAGCGCGCTGGCGCAGATGGCGCTGTTCCCGATGTTCTTCCTGGTGAGCCTGTATCTGCAGAACGTCCTGGACTACGCACCGGTGACCGGCGGACTCGGACTGCTGCCGCTGTCGATCGTCGTCGTGCTGACCGCGCCGCAGACCGGACGGCTGGTCTCCCGCTTCGGACTGCGCCCGGTGATGACCGCGGGCTTCGCGCTGGTGGCCGCCGCCATGGTGTGGCTCGCGCTGTCCCTGTCGCCGGACGGATCCTTCGCCACGACGGTCCTCGCCCCCAGCCTGCTGATCGGGGCCGGGCTGCCGCTGGTCATGGTGACCACCAATGTCGCCGCGACCGCGCAGGCGGGACCCGGCGAGACCGGACTGGTGTCCGGACTGATCAACACCAGCCAGCAGTTCGGCTCCGTCCTCGGCCTCGCGGTACTCGTCGCGGTGGCCGCGGCGCACACCCGGACCGCGGGACCCGGCGCGGCCGCCGAAGCCGCGGGCTTCCGCACCGCACTGCTCGCCGGCGCCGCCTTCGCCGCGGGCGCCACCCTCCTGACGCTGCTGCTGCGCAGCCCGTCGCGGGAGAAGGCCGACCCCCCCACGCCCAGCACACACACATCCCTGTGACCCTCGGAATGACGGTGCCCCACATGTCTGTGCTCCACGTGCTCCAAGGGCAAGAGCCCTATTACCGGATCGAGGAGATACGCGGTGTCGACCCGCTGGGAGCGGACGAGGCCTGCGAGAAGCTCCGCGTCATGAACGCGGACGGCGATGTGTCCGGCATGGTCACCGCGCTGCGCGAACTCCTCCCGGCCACCGACGTCCTGGACGACTTCTCCACCGTCGAGAACCTCGCGGCCATGCGGGACCTGGGCATCTTCCTCGGCTCCATCAAGCGGCACGGCACCGAGCCGCTCGACGCCGTACCGGAGGCGCTGCCGGTGCTGCGCGCGCTGGGCCGCCGGACCGGCATGGTGCCACGGGACACCGTCCACCACTACACGGCCTGGAACCCGGTCGGCGCCCGCCAGCGCATGTACACCGGGGACCCCATGGAGGCCTGCCTCCAGGACGCCGTCCGGATGGTCTTCCCCAGCCTGTGCGCCTCGCTGGACGCCTGCTCGGAACTGGCCACCCTCGAACCGCACGACAGCCGGTTCTCGTCCTGCCTCGACCGGCTCGCCGGACTCGTCCAGGCCATGGTCGACTCGATCGACTTCACCATCGCCAACGTCTCACCGGTGTTCTTCGCCCGGGTCCTGCGCCCCTACTTCGAGGAGATCACCCTCGACGGCCGCGAGTACCTCGGCCCGGCGGCGGCCCAGGTGCCGCTCTGGCTGGTCGATCTGACCCTCTGGCAGTCCGACCGCAGCACCGGGCGGTACGAGTCCTTCCTCACCGAGTCGGTGCCCTACAGCCTCCCGGCCTGGCG from the Streptomyces sp. RKAG293 genome contains:
- a CDS encoding MFS transporter translates to MVHRRSHALALLASTQLLLILDTAIINVALPSIGADLGTDAAGLSWVANAYLITFGGFLLLAGRVADLVGHRRLFTAGLALLSAASLGGAFAGDSRLLVAARALQGVGAACAAAAAFALVLLLFAEGPERHRALGVFAALGGLGGALGTVLGGVLTSGLGWRSTFVLNVLVGAALIALTPAALAPVLARRERTAAAPGALRDFDLGGALTATGGLSLIAYALVDAGSAGWTDSGTLLAGAAGLLLLTAFAAIETRAARPLVPPGVLGRPALRLANILSALAQMALFPMFFLVSLYLQNVLDYAPVTGGLGLLPLSIVVVLTAPQTGRLVSRFGLRPVMTAGFALVAAAMVWLALSLSPDGSFATTVLAPSLLIGAGLPLVMVTTNVAATAQAGPGETGLVSGLINTSQQFGSVLGLAVLVAVAAAHTRTAGPGAAAEAAGFRTALLAGAAFAAGATLLTLLLRSPSREKADPPTPSTHTSL
- a CDS encoding monodechloroaminopyrrolnitrin synthase PrnB family protein, which encodes MSVLHVLQGQEPYYRIEEIRGVDPLGADEACEKLRVMNADGDVSGMVTALRELLPATDVLDDFSTVENLAAMRDLGIFLGSIKRHGTEPLDAVPEALPVLRALGRRTGMVPRDTVHHYTAWNPVGARQRMYTGDPMEACLQDAVRMVFPSLCASLDACSELATLEPHDSRFSSCLDRLAGLVQAMVDSIDFTIANVSPVFFARVLRPYFEEITLDGREYLGPAAAQVPLWLVDLTLWQSDRSTGRYESFLTESVPYSLPAWRTFHARYRGRPSAVGKLSFAISWEEADRLPPTLRASAVALARVLRILKTFRARHIRIAREAYSDEVRLYDYGSGGAPVELLRSVLDLTRENETLVRRSTEGER